From Aurantimicrobium sp. INA4, one genomic window encodes:
- a CDS encoding ribonucleotide-diphosphate reductase subunit beta, whose product MGILGTGVQDGLMLKPVTYKWAMDLYDQAVANTWFPNEIQLGEDIADFKKMTDEERHAITFLMSYFNPNELLVNKALAFGVYPYVKAPEAHLYLAKQMWEEANHCMSFEYVLETFPIDREIAYSSHVKVPSMARKEEFEVKFIKRMTEQTLDITTTEGKKDFVRNLVAYNVILEGIWFYSGFMVALSFRQRNLLRNFGSLMDWVVRDESLHLKFGINLILTVLEENPDLQTPEFAEEIRDMILNAVEMEEEYNRDLLPNGILGLNSNYINQYVKYLADRRLEELGFEAHYKVSNPAKWMATANDTLQLVNFFESTNTSYESNGATA is encoded by the coding sequence ATGGGTATTCTCGGTACCGGAGTCCAGGATGGACTCATGCTTAAGCCCGTCACCTACAAGTGGGCGATGGACCTATACGACCAGGCAGTAGCAAACACCTGGTTCCCCAACGAAATTCAGCTCGGTGAAGACATCGCTGACTTCAAGAAGATGACGGATGAAGAACGTCACGCCATCACCTTCTTGATGAGCTACTTCAACCCCAACGAGCTGCTCGTAAACAAGGCACTCGCCTTCGGCGTGTACCCCTATGTCAAGGCTCCAGAGGCTCACCTCTACCTCGCCAAGCAGATGTGGGAAGAAGCAAACCACTGCATGAGCTTCGAGTATGTTCTCGAAACCTTCCCCATTGACCGTGAGATTGCCTACAGCTCACACGTCAAGGTTCCTTCCATGGCACGCAAGGAAGAGTTCGAGGTCAAGTTCATCAAGCGCATGACCGAGCAGACTCTCGACATCACCACCACCGAGGGTAAGAAAGACTTCGTTCGCAACCTCGTTGCGTACAACGTCATCCTCGAGGGAATCTGGTTCTACTCCGGCTTCATGGTTGCTCTGAGCTTCCGCCAGCGCAACCTGCTGCGTAACTTCGGATCTCTCATGGACTGGGTCGTTCGCGACGAGTCTCTTCACCTCAAGTTCGGAATCAACCTGATTCTGACCGTTCTTGAAGAGAACCCAGACCTGCAGACCCCTGAGTTCGCAGAAGAAATCCGTGACATGATCCTCAACGCTGTTGAGATGGAAGAGGAATACAACCGTGACCTCCTCCCCAACGGCATCTTGGGTCTGAACTCCAACTACATCAACCAGTACGTGAAGTACCTGGCTGACCGTCGTCTCGAGGAGCTCGGTTTCGAGGCCCACTACAAGGTCTCTAACCCTGCAAAGTGGATGGCAACCGCCAACGACACCCTGCAGCTGGTCAACTTTTTCGAGTCGACCAACACCAGCTACGAGTCCAACGGCGCAACCGCCTAA
- a CDS encoding InlB B-repeat-containing protein, producing MKKFSLKALGAGILTLGLVVAGAALPANAGTLTSASVTATGTIGTSGTNAYPITLAATTITSTGQFVITLPTGWTPTFFGGPTCGGITLTGINITNTGCNVSGNVITLYGSDGNTSAPIPTGAKTVTFAAGKLNTAAARDFVLASSNSGTAVDSVTVTLASASSSYTVTFNSNGGSGAMADQSASTATALSANAFTRSGYTFAGWNTVADGSGTAYADGASYAFTANTTLYAQWTTTLATTGFDAAPYLFGGLALALTGGALMLIARRKQSN from the coding sequence ATGAAAAAGTTTTCTCTCAAAGCGCTCGGCGCTGGAATTTTGACCCTGGGTCTCGTCGTTGCTGGGGCTGCGTTGCCTGCAAATGCAGGAACACTTACCTCGGCCTCAGTAACTGCCACAGGAACAATTGGAACTTCTGGAACCAACGCATATCCAATTACTCTTGCGGCAACTACAATTACCTCGACTGGCCAGTTCGTGATTACTTTGCCAACTGGTTGGACACCCACTTTTTTCGGTGGGCCAACTTGTGGAGGAATCACACTCACTGGCATCAATATCACTAACACTGGATGTAACGTATCTGGAAATGTAATTACCCTGTACGGATCTGATGGAAATACTTCGGCCCCTATTCCTACGGGTGCGAAAACTGTAACTTTCGCCGCTGGTAAACTGAACACGGCTGCAGCACGTGATTTCGTCCTAGCCTCAAGTAACAGCGGAACAGCCGTGGACAGTGTTACAGTCACCCTTGCGTCAGCATCATCCAGCTACACTGTCACCTTCAATTCAAACGGTGGTTCTGGTGCGATGGCTGATCAGTCGGCAAGCACAGCTACTGCTCTGAGTGCGAATGCATTTACTCGCAGTGGCTACACATTCGCCGGTTGGAACACTGTGGCTGATGGTTCTGGTACCGCATACGCTGATGGTGCCAGCTATGCCTTCACTGCTAACACAACTCTTTACGCGCAGTGGACAACAACTCTAGCCACAACCGGCTTTGACGCCGCGCCTTACCTCTTCGGTGGTCTGGCTCTTGCCCTAACTGGTGGAGCACTCATGCTGATTGCTCGACGCAAGCAGAGCAACTAG
- a CDS encoding InlB B-repeat-containing protein, which yields MQKLSLKALAASILSLFLIAFGAAIPANAATNVTPSDVVVAGGNNTSSFTVNLDSLPNSVYSFGIRIYGGSFVTQVGAPGSAITVSASSPTQCSSSGISFQAGASVSGFCVALNSTVNRAFFYATPNNVNPAGTASLSFATGSILFDASAPAGGYRIEAYYQTSSGGGSTTLATIALTTASASKTVTFNSNGGSGAMADQSASTATALSANAFTRSGYTFAGWNTAADGSGTAYADGASFPFSANTTLYAQWTATLATTGFDAAPYLFGGLALALTGGALMLIARRKQSN from the coding sequence ATGCAGAAGTTATCGCTCAAGGCTCTTGCCGCATCAATTTTGTCTTTATTCCTTATTGCCTTTGGCGCCGCGATTCCGGCAAATGCAGCCACGAACGTCACGCCATCGGATGTCGTTGTTGCGGGTGGCAACAACACCAGCAGCTTCACGGTTAATTTAGATTCGCTTCCGAACAGTGTCTATTCCTTTGGAATTCGGATTTACGGTGGATCCTTTGTCACACAAGTTGGTGCACCTGGTTCTGCAATTACTGTTTCCGCTTCAAGCCCCACTCAATGCTCTTCTTCTGGGATTTCTTTTCAAGCAGGAGCTTCGGTTTCCGGGTTTTGCGTCGCATTGAACTCGACAGTTAACCGCGCATTTTTTTATGCTACTCCGAACAACGTAAATCCAGCCGGTACAGCAAGTCTCTCCTTTGCCACTGGATCAATCCTCTTTGATGCAAGCGCACCAGCAGGTGGCTACAGAATTGAGGCGTACTACCAAACTTCCAGTGGTGGAGGGTCCACAACCCTTGCAACTATTGCACTAACTACAGCTTCAGCTTCAAAAACTGTCACCTTCAACTCAAATGGTGGTTCGGGTGCGATGGCTGATCAGTCGGCAAGTACTGCTACTGCTCTGAGTGCGAATGCGTTTACTCGTTCTGGCTACACATTCGCCGGTTGGAACACTGCTGCTGATGGCTCTGGTACTGCATACGCAGATGGCGCTAGTTTCCCTTTCTCTGCCAACACAACGTTGTACGCGCAGTGGACAGCAACTCTTGCTACAACCGGTTTTGATGCAGCGCCGTACCTCTTTGGTGGTCTGGCTCTTGCTCTCACCGGTGGTGCACTGATGCTGATTGCTCGACGCAAGCAGAGCAACTAG
- the hrpA gene encoding ATP-dependent RNA helicase HrpA: MDAALITYPPDLPVSERREEILAAIRENQVVIIAGATGSGKTTQIPKMCLELGRTSIAHTQPRRIAARAVAERIAEELKVELGGLVGYQVRFTDQASAETEVKVMTDGILLNALQRDRLLKNYDTIIIDEAHERSLNVDFLLGYLKQILPQRPDLKVIITSATIAPESFATHFGNAPVIEVSGRTYPIEIRYRPLVQDKVNSDDVDDDELADDKNTATAIPEHSVRDYLDGIIAALNELDKEAPGDVLVFLSGETEIRDVQEAIEGHITAGRMKAGTEVLPLYGRLSAADQHKVFEPSKVPGLRKRIILATNVAETSLTVPGIKYVIDAGTARISRYSPRAKVQRLPIEAISQASANQRSGRCGRTSDGIAIRLYSEEDFERRPEFTDPEILRTNLASVILQAASLGLGDISQFPFLQTPDSRGVKDGLDLLKELGAIQNTSGATTLTKIGHDLARLPIEPRFARMVLESRHHGVTREVMAVVAGLTIQDPRERPLEKRPQADLSHARFTDPTSDFLTLLNLWNYLEEKQKELSSSAFRRMCKAEFLNYLRVREWNDVYRQLRTLTKPLGLTLGEPKIDPDGIHKSLLAGLLSHIGLKQVSDNKLADKRGPHSNPRKQQHEYLGSRNQKFVIFPGSALAKKPPAAVMSAELVETSRLFARTNAAIDPSWAEKIAGDLCKRSYSEPHWEKNQGAVVAYERVTLFGVTLVAHRRMQYSRIDPELCRELFIRHALVDGEWDSKQAFDRSNRALRRQLEELEERSRRRDILADDEVVFAFYDQRIPADVFSTRTFEGWWKKEKNTNPDLLTMQRSDLLEETEAEHDEIEFPSEWVYGDQRLKLKYRFEPGREDDGVTVEVPLPLLARLDPEPFDWLVPGLRLELITGLIKTLPKNIRRQVVPAADWAAKAAATLPETPQGNLLTSVAKALQSLSGALVSAADFDPLRLPDHLRMTYRVIGSTGKNMGTDKNLEKLQRGLAEKTRDAVAEVAERVTSPLERDGLTSWDFDELPRTVDAQHGGNTVRAYPALVVTNPGTARQEVNIRLMATEANQRREHPLGTRALAIAAVPSPAKYVQEHLTAAEKLILTQSPYPSLNALIADAIAASVDSVLYSMREDGMIFQKPEFETLRDRVQGAIMDNIFDAVSQTARILSAAKDAQKAMSQANPMTFLAQLTEEKAHLENLLQPGFISDAGLARLPRILIYVRAITMRIQRMLEDSGRDRTASVELTQALSLYEAAGGKIPLAPNSPAHIVRARWMIEEFRVSLFAQSLGTAEPISLQRIKKVLG, translated from the coding sequence ATGGACGCCGCACTCATCACTTACCCCCCTGACTTACCCGTCAGTGAGCGGCGCGAGGAGATACTGGCAGCCATCCGAGAGAACCAAGTGGTCATTATTGCCGGGGCCACCGGCTCGGGAAAAACTACCCAAATACCGAAGATGTGCCTGGAACTTGGCCGCACGAGCATTGCCCACACACAACCCAGACGTATTGCCGCCCGCGCTGTAGCAGAGCGCATTGCAGAAGAACTCAAGGTGGAACTCGGTGGTCTCGTTGGCTACCAAGTGCGCTTTACAGATCAAGCCAGTGCTGAGACCGAAGTTAAAGTCATGACCGACGGCATTTTGCTCAATGCCCTACAACGCGATCGACTTCTCAAAAACTACGACACCATCATCATCGATGAAGCCCATGAGCGCAGCCTCAACGTTGACTTCCTTCTGGGCTATCTCAAGCAGATACTTCCTCAGCGACCTGACCTCAAAGTCATCATTACTTCAGCCACCATTGCCCCGGAAAGCTTTGCCACTCATTTCGGTAATGCTCCGGTTATTGAAGTCTCAGGCCGCACCTACCCCATCGAAATTCGTTACCGCCCACTCGTCCAAGACAAGGTCAATAGTGATGACGTCGACGATGACGAACTCGCTGACGACAAGAACACAGCAACGGCCATCCCGGAACATTCAGTACGTGATTACCTCGACGGCATCATTGCTGCACTCAACGAGCTCGATAAAGAAGCACCTGGAGATGTCTTGGTGTTCCTCTCGGGTGAGACAGAGATTCGCGATGTTCAAGAAGCCATAGAAGGCCACATCACTGCCGGCCGGATGAAGGCCGGCACCGAAGTGCTGCCACTGTATGGCCGCCTTTCTGCAGCAGATCAACACAAAGTCTTCGAACCAAGCAAAGTTCCGGGATTAAGAAAACGCATCATTCTGGCCACGAACGTGGCCGAGACCAGCCTCACAGTTCCTGGCATCAAATACGTCATCGATGCCGGAACAGCACGCATCTCCAGGTATTCGCCGAGAGCCAAGGTGCAGCGACTTCCCATTGAGGCCATCTCGCAAGCTAGTGCGAACCAGCGCTCTGGCCGTTGTGGTCGAACCAGCGACGGTATAGCAATACGCCTCTACTCCGAAGAGGACTTCGAGCGCCGCCCAGAATTCACCGACCCCGAAATCTTGCGCACCAATCTCGCCTCGGTGATTCTGCAAGCGGCCTCACTAGGTTTGGGAGACATCTCCCAATTCCCCTTCCTGCAAACACCCGATTCTCGTGGTGTGAAAGACGGTCTTGATCTGCTCAAAGAACTCGGGGCCATCCAGAACACCTCCGGGGCAACCACGCTCACCAAGATTGGTCACGATTTAGCTCGCTTGCCCATAGAGCCTCGCTTTGCGCGCATGGTACTTGAGTCACGCCACCACGGTGTCACCAGAGAAGTCATGGCGGTTGTGGCAGGGCTCACTATTCAAGATCCAAGAGAGCGCCCGCTAGAAAAGCGACCACAAGCAGACCTTTCCCATGCCCGCTTCACAGACCCCACCAGTGACTTCCTCACATTGTTGAACCTATGGAACTATCTGGAAGAGAAGCAAAAGGAACTGTCCTCGAGTGCTTTCCGCAGGATGTGTAAAGCAGAATTCCTCAACTACCTGCGCGTGCGTGAATGGAATGACGTCTATCGGCAACTCAGAACACTTACCAAACCCCTAGGCCTCACCTTGGGTGAACCCAAGATTGATCCAGACGGCATTCACAAGTCTCTGCTGGCAGGATTGCTCTCCCATATTGGTCTCAAGCAAGTCAGTGACAACAAGCTCGCAGACAAGCGTGGCCCTCACTCAAACCCACGCAAGCAGCAGCACGAATACCTGGGATCACGAAACCAGAAATTCGTCATCTTCCCTGGCTCTGCCCTAGCCAAGAAACCCCCTGCAGCCGTGATGAGTGCAGAGTTGGTAGAAACCAGCAGACTCTTTGCCAGAACCAACGCAGCAATAGATCCCAGCTGGGCAGAAAAGATTGCCGGAGACCTGTGTAAGCGAAGCTATAGCGAACCGCACTGGGAGAAAAACCAAGGAGCCGTTGTTGCCTATGAGCGTGTAACGCTCTTTGGTGTCACGCTCGTTGCCCACCGCAGAATGCAATATTCACGGATCGACCCTGAGCTGTGCCGTGAACTGTTCATCCGCCATGCACTCGTCGATGGCGAATGGGATTCCAAACAAGCTTTCGACAGAAGCAACCGTGCGCTCCGCAGGCAACTAGAAGAACTCGAAGAACGTTCACGAAGAAGAGACATATTGGCAGACGACGAAGTCGTCTTCGCGTTCTATGACCAACGCATCCCTGCAGATGTCTTCTCCACCCGAACCTTTGAAGGCTGGTGGAAAAAAGAAAAGAACACCAACCCCGACCTGCTCACCATGCAACGGTCTGACCTTCTGGAAGAAACAGAAGCGGAGCATGACGAGATCGAATTCCCCTCTGAGTGGGTCTATGGCGACCAGCGGCTCAAGCTGAAATATCGCTTCGAACCGGGTCGAGAAGATGACGGCGTCACCGTTGAAGTTCCGCTGCCTCTCTTGGCTCGTCTTGATCCAGAACCGTTTGACTGGCTGGTTCCAGGACTTCGTCTTGAGCTCATTACAGGACTGATCAAGACGCTGCCGAAGAACATTCGCCGCCAGGTCGTCCCGGCAGCGGACTGGGCAGCCAAGGCTGCTGCCACGCTGCCTGAGACACCGCAGGGCAACCTCCTCACCTCCGTGGCCAAAGCACTGCAAAGTCTCAGCGGAGCACTCGTCAGCGCAGCTGACTTTGATCCGCTGAGACTTCCAGATCACTTGCGCATGACCTACAGAGTGATTGGCAGCACTGGCAAGAACATGGGCACGGACAAGAACCTAGAGAAACTCCAGCGAGGTTTGGCAGAGAAAACTAGGGATGCGGTTGCTGAAGTAGCAGAGCGGGTGACATCGCCACTCGAACGTGATGGTCTAACTAGCTGGGACTTTGATGAGCTGCCCCGCACCGTGGATGCACAGCACGGTGGCAACACAGTGCGCGCATACCCCGCACTTGTTGTCACCAACCCCGGAACAGCACGCCAAGAGGTCAACATCAGACTCATGGCCACCGAAGCTAACCAGCGCAGAGAACACCCTCTGGGCACGAGAGCACTCGCAATCGCGGCTGTACCTTCACCAGCAAAGTATGTTCAAGAACATCTCACTGCAGCTGAGAAACTCATCCTCACCCAGAGCCCCTATCCCAGCCTTAATGCACTCATAGCTGACGCCATTGCAGCCAGTGTTGATAGCGTTCTCTACTCCATGCGTGAAGACGGCATGATCTTCCAAAAGCCAGAGTTTGAAACCCTGAGGGACCGCGTCCAGGGCGCCATCATGGACAACATTTTTGATGCAGTTTCCCAAACAGCTCGAATTCTTTCCGCGGCCAAAGATGCCCAGAAAGCTATGTCTCAAGCAAACCCGATGACGTTCCTTGCCCAACTCACCGAAGAAAAGGCTCATTTGGAAAACCTTCTCCAACCAGGCTTCATCAGCGACGCCGGTCTCGCACGACTACCTCGCATCTTGATTTATGTCCGCGCCATCACCATGCGCATTCAGCGCATGCTCGAAGACTCAGGTCGAGACAGAACGGCATCTGTTGAGCTCACCCAGGCACTCTCACTTTATGAAGCAGCGGGAGGCAAGATTCCTCTGGCCCCCAACTCCCCTGCACACATCGTCAGAGCACGGTGGATGATTGAAGAATTCAGGGTTAGCCTGTTTGCCCAATCCCTGGGCACGGCAGAACCCATCTCACTCCAGCGCATCAAGAAAGTCTTGGGATAA